From a region of the Leptospira kmetyi serovar Malaysia str. Bejo-Iso9 genome:
- a CDS encoding LA_1737 family protein, with amino-acid sequence MRNRILLLILLCLPGILFAQTKTQTEDPFDELVREKKEIFGSEKEEKYPIRLLIYDWEKWEGHSAWHLFWFIRKTDYPKYKQFRIFPLYNSIEAKSGKASLDYLFPIAGYRKVESEGLLEKTFLSPLYYNNTIEPVGGGPGYRESATFFWLGYNFSSSGPGFEKNFTMVPGFFPLFTRKTETLNGNPSSHMFFLPLLFFTKESSEESKTTLALFHWGRDSEKKYFHFFPLVHYTNYKTKEDYSFTFFPLYHQSKSNAASKRFELYSPLWFQEEERTSDSYSEFTFLPFPLLYRSKQISPREESSVFLLAPLALYFKDVGENVQFRNFLLFQWGKEKEFRFFRFLPLLYWSKTKDQADGEFTFFPFVFYKQNSYFNLFPILYYKKDSYFTLFPLYHQSYEGDNFTQYILPFIYRRTGKEDSETLILNTYWSSSKDELASFHFVPFWFYKKNEYKHLFPLYFSWEESKENSAFAGPLYYRSVTPTSSTNYLINTYVRFDRGELSAFTFFPLFYYKKNSYGHVFPVYFSWIDDDQSVNRAGPLFYQYRSADTTQDYYINTYYKRERGKGLTELVSFPFVFYKENSHLAILPFYYQSIDGDDFTQYYFLPIPMYRHIRKMESETLVLNAYWTRDAKGEYQSSTFFPFYFHKKNSYLNIPFLLYFQSQTETTHEKIAPLFYSYSAPNEDEFFLLGYHSYSSDRTSFNRMYPFYYSSREKDGSSFLGLGGLFYRWKDSTGETTTRTFLPLHYYQKNEYNIWFPFYFRFGGEDKNHVSFSPLHYRLRSPNVDRDWIVLYYSSENREEKTSSRFVAPLYFEWKNPESRGDIFLPAYLKYYEKNKNLELYFGGISISQTGGKFDASFKSSASGKEFYVDLDYSFLYNIFSVSLRKELSNPLAFFSDEKKEEPIPVPQANQGSKNIGSKKGLRLAVVAEDSAQTPPKEGSNFASYKKLARENSRNYFGWEALFGIASYQSGDDKSHFRILPLGWFTWGKNNKDRIFAFPLPLPTFWGTVGDESYRVVFPLFAEQRKGEDYTRAFGIFLFVMEQEKDRKEYSVLWPLIRYAKSKDEIAYRFFPFFTHKETGDRLETKSIFYYRSREKTGSYESSSFHGILFPFYHASEEIFTKNDSVSGGGYGLFFPFYYRNFEDRFVGGNQVYKERNIYTPLFLYSSLEDSSLKSKESFVLSPFYFASGSEKNILEKSYVSDLNLILPIPLVVWGREGEERYNFVAGLYRANSPESSTWNFLLLFGSTKTKKDSKEETVSSYVFPFYFGTTVTEGEVVKYKSKTIPLLYSGEETPESSESRYAVFFSHKSNPNAGYSKWVLPPFLYYEEEKNPYGQAETSIFTPLWFQKKVSPGQSKLKTSSDKKFFPIPLLATYESVTDEGMIRETSGWDWLFLANSETRRIPSIQKTEYDLKILLGGIFGYSSQVDPARESVSWNLSLFYFRKVVLDKGVKNYSSNFVPIVHSSETTPDSEDTNWFLIFGNKSDQKTGYKRKMFLPVYYEKEQIVRKGYVDSTSFYFLFYQWKSVQEGKDANSYTERFYPLLPIPLLYTYENRIRDDKVRKDVWGFDWLFLANYKNTKYLHSGTESTSFKALLSLFGYEKNGAAGEQEFSSYLFPLFFYKSGENKEYDSYRWFVPIVAYRSFNEKQGKISSHTNLFGILMNYKRDDDAGTKSFFFFPSIYYSNDSANKEKTFFVLPFLYSSSTGEDQYSFFLMGYYQSRSQWSNRYNFLYLFDLESSLTEQKKELTLFLGAFNGEFQKDKTRWGVFGGILMGYQSTPQAVDWNVLWIRYLNSPQEKIQNFLPVYRYSENREGYSFLAPPILTYHEKDVEGSLTLGGLGLLYYKNRSEVSKEESTKILGGLLFFSEKKAARGYQNYGVLGAPLIGGLLLNYEYEEDTGFEKTSVLKFVFSRTTYKGKTWNSYFGISSRLFEGDDEKERK; translated from the coding sequence ATGCGAAATCGAATCTTACTTCTCATTCTTCTTTGTCTGCCAGGAATTCTTTTCGCGCAGACCAAAACGCAAACCGAAGATCCGTTCGACGAACTCGTAAGAGAGAAAAAGGAAATTTTCGGAAGCGAAAAAGAGGAGAAGTATCCGATTCGATTGTTGATCTACGATTGGGAAAAGTGGGAAGGACATTCCGCTTGGCATCTCTTCTGGTTTATTCGAAAAACCGATTATCCGAAATATAAGCAATTTAGAATATTCCCTCTTTATAATTCGATCGAGGCGAAGTCCGGAAAGGCAAGTCTCGATTATCTCTTTCCGATCGCCGGTTATCGAAAGGTGGAATCGGAGGGATTGCTCGAAAAAACTTTTTTATCTCCTCTTTATTACAACAACACGATCGAACCGGTGGGCGGCGGCCCGGGTTACAGAGAATCCGCCACCTTTTTCTGGTTAGGTTATAATTTCAGTTCTTCCGGTCCCGGCTTTGAAAAGAATTTCACGATGGTTCCCGGATTTTTTCCGTTGTTTACGAGAAAGACGGAAACGTTAAACGGAAATCCGTCCAGTCATATGTTTTTTCTTCCCTTGCTGTTTTTCACAAAGGAATCTTCGGAAGAATCTAAAACGACTCTCGCTTTGTTTCATTGGGGAAGGGACTCCGAGAAGAAATACTTTCATTTTTTTCCTCTGGTTCATTATACGAATTATAAAACCAAAGAAGATTACTCGTTTACTTTTTTTCCGTTGTATCATCAATCGAAATCGAACGCCGCTTCGAAACGATTCGAGCTCTATTCTCCTTTGTGGTTTCAAGAAGAGGAGAGGACCTCCGATTCTTATTCCGAATTTACGTTTTTGCCGTTTCCGCTTCTTTATCGATCGAAGCAGATTTCGCCTCGGGAAGAATCGAGCGTATTTTTACTCGCTCCCTTGGCCTTGTATTTTAAGGACGTAGGGGAGAACGTTCAATTTCGGAATTTTCTTTTGTTTCAATGGGGGAAGGAAAAAGAATTTCGATTTTTTAGATTCTTGCCGTTGTTGTATTGGTCGAAAACCAAGGATCAAGCGGACGGCGAGTTTACTTTTTTTCCGTTCGTATTTTATAAACAGAATTCGTATTTCAATCTGTTTCCGATTTTGTATTATAAAAAGGATTCTTATTTCACTCTTTTTCCTTTGTATCATCAATCCTACGAAGGCGATAATTTTACGCAGTATATTCTTCCCTTTATCTATCGCCGTACTGGAAAAGAAGATTCAGAAACCTTAATATTAAATACCTACTGGAGCAGTTCCAAGGACGAGCTTGCCTCTTTTCATTTCGTTCCGTTCTGGTTTTACAAAAAGAACGAATACAAACATCTATTCCCGCTCTATTTTTCCTGGGAAGAATCGAAGGAGAACTCCGCATTTGCCGGTCCGCTTTATTATCGTTCCGTGACCCCGACTTCTTCCACGAACTATTTAATCAACACATACGTTCGATTCGATCGGGGGGAGCTGTCCGCGTTCACCTTCTTTCCTCTTTTTTATTATAAGAAGAATTCTTACGGGCACGTGTTTCCCGTTTATTTTTCCTGGATAGACGACGATCAATCCGTAAATCGCGCAGGCCCTTTGTTCTATCAGTATCGATCCGCGGATACAACTCAGGACTATTATATAAACACGTATTACAAACGAGAACGGGGAAAAGGTTTAACGGAACTCGTCAGTTTTCCGTTCGTGTTTTACAAAGAGAATTCTCATCTTGCGATTCTTCCGTTTTACTATCAGTCGATCGACGGAGACGATTTCACGCAATACTACTTTTTACCGATTCCGATGTACAGACATATTCGAAAAATGGAATCGGAAACTTTGGTGTTGAACGCGTATTGGACAAGGGACGCGAAGGGTGAATACCAGTCGTCCACGTTTTTTCCGTTTTACTTTCATAAAAAGAATTCTTATTTAAATATTCCGTTTTTGTTATACTTTCAATCGCAGACGGAAACCACGCACGAAAAGATCGCTCCTTTGTTTTATTCGTATTCCGCGCCGAACGAGGACGAATTCTTTCTTTTGGGTTATCACAGCTACAGTTCGGATCGGACTTCGTTTAACAGAATGTATCCGTTTTATTATTCTTCCCGGGAAAAAGACGGTTCCTCCTTTTTGGGTTTGGGCGGTTTGTTTTATCGTTGGAAGGACTCGACGGGCGAAACGACGACGCGGACATTCTTACCTCTGCACTACTATCAAAAAAACGAATATAACATTTGGTTTCCGTTCTACTTCCGTTTCGGAGGAGAGGATAAGAATCACGTTTCTTTCAGTCCCTTGCACTATAGACTCAGATCTCCGAACGTGGATCGGGATTGGATCGTTCTTTATTATTCTTCCGAAAACAGAGAGGAAAAAACGAGTTCTCGTTTCGTAGCTCCTCTTTATTTCGAATGGAAAAATCCGGAATCCAGAGGGGATATATTTCTTCCGGCTTACTTGAAGTATTACGAAAAAAACAAAAATCTCGAATTGTATTTCGGCGGGATTTCGATTTCACAAACCGGCGGAAAGTTCGACGCTTCCTTTAAGTCGAGCGCGTCCGGAAAAGAATTCTACGTCGACTTGGATTATTCCTTCCTCTACAATATCTTCAGCGTTTCCTTACGAAAAGAATTGTCGAATCCTCTCGCGTTCTTTTCCGATGAAAAAAAGGAAGAACCGATTCCCGTTCCACAAGCCAATCAAGGTTCGAAAAACATCGGAAGCAAAAAGGGTCTTCGTCTCGCGGTGGTTGCGGAAGATTCTGCACAGACTCCTCCAAAAGAAGGTTCCAACTTCGCATCGTATAAAAAACTCGCGAGAGAAAACTCAAGAAATTATTTCGGATGGGAAGCATTATTCGGAATCGCGAGTTATCAATCGGGCGACGATAAAAGTCACTTTCGAATTCTTCCCTTGGGTTGGTTTACCTGGGGAAAAAACAACAAGGATCGTATCTTTGCGTTTCCTCTTCCGTTGCCTACGTTTTGGGGAACGGTGGGCGACGAATCGTATCGGGTCGTTTTTCCTTTGTTCGCGGAACAGAGAAAGGGAGAGGATTATACGAGAGCCTTCGGGATTTTTCTGTTCGTGATGGAACAGGAAAAGGATCGAAAGGAATATTCCGTTCTCTGGCCTTTGATCCGTTATGCGAAATCGAAGGACGAAATCGCGTATCGATTCTTTCCGTTTTTTACGCATAAGGAAACTGGGGATCGTCTGGAAACCAAGAGTATCTTTTATTATCGGTCCCGCGAAAAAACGGGTTCGTACGAATCCTCGTCCTTTCACGGAATTTTGTTTCCGTTTTATCACGCTTCCGAAGAAATCTTTACGAAGAATGATTCCGTTTCCGGCGGCGGATACGGTTTGTTTTTTCCCTTTTACTATCGAAATTTCGAGGATCGTTTTGTCGGGGGCAATCAAGTATATAAGGAAAGAAACATATACACGCCTTTGTTTTTGTATTCTTCCTTGGAGGATTCTTCTTTGAAATCGAAGGAATCCTTTGTCTTAAGTCCTTTTTATTTCGCTTCCGGTTCCGAAAAGAATATATTAGAAAAATCGTATGTATCCGATTTGAATCTGATTCTGCCGATTCCTTTGGTCGTTTGGGGTCGGGAAGGCGAGGAAAGATACAACTTCGTCGCCGGTCTTTACCGAGCGAATTCTCCCGAAAGTTCCACTTGGAATTTCCTTCTTTTGTTCGGTTCTACGAAAACGAAAAAGGATTCAAAGGAAGAAACCGTTTCCAGTTACGTGTTTCCGTTCTACTTCGGAACCACGGTCACGGAAGGGGAAGTCGTAAAATACAAATCGAAAACGATTCCTCTTTTGTATTCGGGAGAGGAAACTCCGGAATCGTCTGAGAGTCGTTATGCGGTCTTTTTCAGTCATAAATCGAATCCAAACGCGGGTTATTCGAAATGGGTTTTGCCTCCGTTTCTTTATTACGAAGAGGAAAAAAATCCGTACGGTCAGGCGGAAACTTCGATCTTTACTCCGCTTTGGTTTCAGAAAAAGGTCTCGCCGGGACAATCAAAGTTAAAAACCTCTTCGGATAAAAAATTCTTTCCGATTCCTTTGCTCGCTACGTATGAATCGGTTACGGACGAAGGAATGATCCGGGAAACGAGCGGTTGGGATTGGCTTTTTCTTGCGAACTCGGAAACGAGAAGGATTCCAAGCATTCAAAAAACGGAATATGATTTGAAAATTCTTTTGGGCGGGATTTTCGGTTATTCTTCCCAAGTGGATCCGGCGCGAGAGTCCGTTTCTTGGAATCTTTCTTTGTTTTATTTTAGAAAGGTCGTCTTAGACAAGGGAGTTAAGAACTATTCCTCGAACTTCGTTCCGATCGTTCATTCGAGCGAGACGACTCCCGATTCGGAGGACACGAATTGGTTTTTGATCTTTGGAAACAAATCGGATCAAAAGACCGGATACAAACGAAAGATGTTTCTTCCCGTTTATTACGAAAAGGAACAGATCGTTCGCAAAGGTTATGTGGATTCCACTTCGTTTTATTTTTTATTCTATCAATGGAAGTCCGTTCAGGAAGGCAAGGACGCAAATTCTTACACGGAACGTTTTTATCCGTTGCTTCCGATTCCGTTGCTCTATACGTATGAAAATCGTATCCGCGACGATAAGGTTCGCAAAGACGTTTGGGGGTTCGATTGGCTCTTTCTGGCGAATTACAAAAACACGAAGTATCTTCATTCGGGGACCGAGTCGACTTCCTTTAAGGCTTTGTTGTCCTTGTTCGGTTACGAAAAAAACGGAGCGGCCGGAGAACAGGAATTCAGTTCTTATCTCTTTCCTCTTTTCTTTTACAAAAGCGGAGAAAACAAGGAATACGATTCGTATCGTTGGTTCGTTCCGATCGTCGCGTATCGGAGCTTCAACGAAAAACAGGGAAAGATTTCCTCGCATACGAATCTTTTCGGAATTCTCATGAATTACAAACGGGACGACGACGCGGGTACGAAAAGTTTCTTTTTCTTTCCTTCGATCTACTATTCGAACGATTCCGCCAACAAGGAAAAAACGTTCTTCGTTCTTCCGTTTTTATATTCCTCTTCTACGGGAGAGGATCAATATTCGTTTTTCTTAATGGGATATTATCAGAGCCGCAGTCAATGGTCCAATCGTTACAACTTTTTATATCTATTCGATTTGGAATCCTCTCTCACCGAACAAAAAAAGGAACTCACTCTTTTCTTGGGAGCGTTTAACGGAGAATTTCAAAAGGATAAAACGCGTTGGGGAGTTTTCGGCGGAATTCTTATGGGTTATCAATCCACTCCGCAGGCGGTCGACTGGAACGTTCTTTGGATCCGTTATTTGAATTCTCCTCAAGAAAAGATCCAAAACTTTTTGCCCGTTTACAGATACAGCGAAAACCGAGAAGGTTATTCCTTTCTCGCTCCGCCGATTCTCACGTATCACGAGAAGGACGTAGAAGGAAGTTTGACGTTAGGCGGTCTTGGTCTTCTTTATTATAAAAACCGTTCCGAGGTTTCCAAGGAAGAATCGACCAAAATTCTCGGCGGACTTCTTTTCTTCTCCGAAAAGAAAGCGGCTAGGGGATATCAAAATTACGGTGTGCTCGGCGCTCCGTTGATCGGCGGTTTGCTCTTGAATTACGAATACGAAGAGGATACGGGGTTTGAAAAAACTTCCGTTCTGAAATTCGTGTTCAGTCGCACGACCTACAAGGGAAAAACGTGGAACAGTTATTTCGGGATTTCGAGCCGATTGTTCGAAGGCGACGACGAGAAGGAACGTAAATAA
- a CDS encoding DUF167 domain-containing protein: protein MKFTVLVKPNSKKVFFRKEEDGSITVAVREPALEGKANEAVIEAFSEAMNLPKRKIRILSGEKGKRKTVEVDL from the coding sequence ATGAAGTTTACGGTTCTCGTGAAACCGAACTCGAAAAAAGTTTTTTTCCGAAAGGAAGAGGACGGTTCGATCACGGTCGCCGTTCGCGAACCGGCGTTGGAAGGAAAGGCGAACGAGGCGGTGATCGAGGCTTTTTCGGAAGCGATGAATCTTCCGAAACGAAAGATCCGGATTCTTTCGGGAGAAAAGGGAAAACGAAAAACCGTCGAGGTCGATCTTTAA